A window of the Acidimicrobiales bacterium genome harbors these coding sequences:
- a CDS encoding alpha/beta hydrolase, translating into MTLDSCGKRDTRCRGRGDAALVVVLVAALLTVSCTTSTSDLAASEGPATAVESDLADSVAGSVTVAGAPIALVDMPPSVSGSALAGVAVLFLHGAAYSSQTWVDNGILASVVADGHRAVAIDLPGTGASDPVELANDEFLVELFAALGLDPVATVIVSPSMSGTYSLLALRHPFFADLAGYVPVAPVGSSEFASRGAPVDVPALVVWGDRDGVDPQAAAERLADGFLDAEVLVMGDAGHAAYESQPKAFTVALLDFIATLDS; encoded by the coding sequence ATGACACTCGACAGCTGCGGCAAACGTGACACCCGGTGCCGGGGCCGTGGTGATGCGGCGCTTGTCGTGGTGTTGGTGGCGGCGCTGCTGACCGTGAGCTGCACCACCTCGACGAGCGATCTCGCCGCCTCGGAGGGGCCGGCAACGGCCGTCGAGTCCGATCTCGCCGACTCGGTGGCGGGTTCGGTGACGGTGGCCGGCGCCCCCATCGCCCTCGTCGACATGCCGCCCTCGGTATCGGGCAGCGCACTCGCCGGGGTCGCCGTGTTGTTCCTCCACGGAGCGGCCTATTCGTCACAGACCTGGGTCGACAACGGCATCCTGGCGAGCGTGGTCGCTGATGGCCATCGGGCAGTCGCGATCGACCTGCCCGGCACCGGGGCGTCTGATCCAGTCGAGCTTGCGAACGACGAGTTCCTCGTCGAGCTCTTCGCTGCGCTCGGGCTGGACCCGGTGGCGACCGTCATCGTGTCGCCCTCGATGTCGGGCACATATAGCCTCCTTGCGCTGCGGCACCCATTCTTCGCCGACCTCGCCGGCTACGTGCCGGTCGCACCGGTCGGATCGAGCGAGTTCGCCTCGCGCGGTGCTCCGGTCGATGTGCCGGCACTGGTGGTGTGGGGTGATCGCGACGGCGTCGATCCTCAGGCGGCGGCCGAGCGGTTGGCCGATGGCTTCCTCGACGCCGAGGTGCTCGTCATGGGCGACGCCGGCCACGCTGCCTATGAGTCCCAGCCCAAAGCCTTCACCGTCGCCCTGCTCGACTTCATCGCCACCCTCGACTCCTGA
- a CDS encoding sulfotransferase, with the protein MGSPDIVSHSHGGVDLEAPGPARVDDRGSGRVGEPRHVFVGGLHRSGTSMVTRMLASADGATGLVGTGFMEDEGHYLHEVVPSVREFGGPGRFAFDDRSHLTAPVTDVDETRAQLIAAWRPYWGDVDAGVRVEKSPQNLLQSRFLQAVFPDAAFVMVIRHPAAVALATRKWTGMGPSGARRFMPKRTLHTLIEHWIVAHERFAADRPFLQNVTVVRFEDVVADPSIVSENLLAHLGLSPRTNGERPPAALDPTYRHQWRRWLSSPIGRRASDTWLAELAPFFAQWGYSIDDDF; encoded by the coding sequence ATGGGCAGCCCGGACATCGTCTCGCACTCGCACGGTGGTGTGGATCTCGAAGCGCCTGGTCCGGCACGTGTCGATGACCGAGGAAGCGGTCGAGTAGGCGAGCCGCGTCATGTCTTCGTCGGTGGCCTGCACCGCTCGGGAACCTCGATGGTGACGCGCATGTTGGCGTCTGCCGACGGCGCGACGGGTCTGGTCGGCACCGGCTTCATGGAGGACGAGGGGCACTACCTCCACGAGGTCGTGCCATCGGTTCGCGAGTTCGGCGGCCCAGGAAGGTTTGCGTTCGATGATCGGTCACATCTCACCGCTCCAGTGACCGACGTCGATGAGACGCGCGCACAACTGATCGCGGCGTGGCGTCCGTATTGGGGCGACGTCGACGCCGGGGTGCGAGTCGAGAAGTCGCCGCAGAACCTCCTCCAGTCGCGCTTCCTGCAGGCGGTCTTCCCTGACGCTGCCTTCGTGATGGTGATCCGCCACCCGGCGGCCGTTGCCCTCGCCACCCGCAAGTGGACGGGGATGGGGCCGTCCGGCGCTCGCCGATTCATGCCGAAGCGGACCCTGCACACGCTGATCGAGCACTGGATCGTCGCTCACGAGCGGTTCGCCGCCGATCGTCCATTCCTCCAGAACGTGACCGTGGTGCGGTTCGAAGACGTGGTTGCCGATCCCTCGATCGTGTCCGAGAACCTCCTCGCTCACCTCGGCTTGTCGCCTCGAACGAATGGCGAGCGGCCGCCGGCTGCACTCGACCCGACCTACCGGCACCAGTGGCGCCGTTGGCTCTCCAGCCCGATCGGTCGACGCGCCAGCGACACCTGGCTTGCCGAGCTGGCACCGTTCTTCGCGCAGTGGGGCTACTCGATCGACGACGACTTCTGA
- a CDS encoding fused MFS/spermidine synthase — MKTEASPDRTLPGPLADGLVFITSFVVLVLEIVAGRLLAPYVGVTLETFTTIIGVVLAGIAVGTWGGGTLADRTPPRRLLGPMLVGGGMLTFLVIPVIRVVGPAVGPNSIVGLMMLTFLGLFVPAAMLSAVSPTVVKLQLLDLESTGATVGRFSALGTAGALFGSFMTGFVFVARVSSTTIVVGVGILITLLGLVVWTMLGRSQRSLAGTTVAALALATVFNYSLTGPCQVESHYFCARVVADEEGGSGRFLILDTLRHSFVDLEDPTHLEFDYSLSFADVIQVSFPEQRPVTALHIGGGGFTFPRWIAAEYPGSESLVLELDATLVELVQNEMGLVLSDDLRVRTGDARTGLLDQPDDRYDVVLGDAFGGLAVPWHLTTVEFTREVDRVMTDNGIYLINLIDYPPLSFARAEVATLRAVFEHVAVVSSPTKFDADAGGNLVLVASHQPIDAAAIDVLARSRNDDDVAHVDAALDEWIGDAQILTDEFAPVDQLLTTP, encoded by the coding sequence ATGAAGACCGAAGCGAGCCCTGATCGAACGTTGCCGGGCCCGCTCGCCGACGGGCTGGTGTTCATCACGTCCTTCGTCGTACTCGTGCTCGAGATCGTCGCCGGTCGGCTCCTGGCGCCGTATGTCGGCGTCACCCTCGAGACCTTCACCACGATCATCGGCGTCGTGCTGGCGGGCATTGCCGTGGGCACCTGGGGCGGAGGCACACTGGCCGATCGCACGCCGCCGCGTCGACTGCTCGGCCCGATGTTGGTAGGGGGCGGAATGCTGACGTTCCTCGTCATCCCCGTGATACGGGTGGTCGGACCGGCGGTCGGTCCGAACTCGATCGTCGGGCTCATGATGCTCACGTTCCTCGGGCTCTTCGTGCCCGCCGCCATGCTGTCGGCTGTCTCGCCGACCGTGGTCAAGCTCCAACTCCTCGATCTCGAATCCACCGGCGCCACGGTCGGTCGCTTCTCTGCGCTCGGCACGGCCGGCGCACTATTCGGTTCCTTCATGACCGGGTTCGTATTCGTCGCCCGGGTGTCGTCGACCACGATCGTCGTCGGTGTCGGCATCTTGATCACGTTGCTGGGTCTGGTCGTCTGGACGATGCTGGGACGCTCACAACGGTCGTTGGCCGGAACGACAGTCGCTGCGCTGGCATTGGCGACCGTGTTCAACTACTCACTCACGGGTCCGTGCCAGGTCGAGAGCCACTACTTCTGTGCTCGCGTCGTGGCCGACGAGGAAGGTGGGAGCGGCCGGTTCCTCATTCTCGACACCCTGCGGCACTCGTTCGTCGACCTCGAGGACCCGACACATCTGGAGTTCGACTACTCGTTGTCGTTCGCCGACGTGATCCAGGTGTCGTTTCCGGAGCAACGGCCGGTGACGGCGCTTCACATTGGCGGTGGCGGTTTCACGTTTCCTCGCTGGATCGCCGCCGAGTATCCCGGGTCAGAGTCCCTCGTGCTCGAACTCGATGCGACGCTCGTCGAACTCGTCCAGAACGAGATGGGACTCGTGTTGAGCGACGACCTGCGTGTTCGAACTGGCGATGCCCGTACGGGGTTGCTCGATCAACCCGACGACCGGTATGACGTCGTGCTCGGTGATGCCTTCGGCGGTCTGGCCGTTCCGTGGCATCTCACGACCGTCGAGTTCACCCGCGAGGTCGACCGAGTCATGACCGACAACGGCATCTATCTCATCAACCTGATCGACTATCCGCCGCTGTCGTTCGCTCGAGCCGAGGTGGCCACCCTCCGTGCCGTGTTCGAGCACGTGGCTGTCGTCTCCTCACCGACCAAGTTCGACGCCGATGCCGGGGGGAACCTGGTCCTGGTCGCCTCGCATCAACCGATCGACGCTGCGGCGATCGACGTGCTCGCCCGGTCCCGCAATGACGACGATGTTGCCCATGTCGACGCTGCGCTCGACGAGTGGATCGGCGATGCCCAGATCCTGACCGACGAGTTCGCCCCTGTCGATCAGTTGCTCACCACTCCCTGA
- a CDS encoding amidohydrolase family protein, translating to MSDRLVIHGGTVVDGTGSPGFRADVAVEDGRIIEIGADLASGVDEAHRIDATGCVVAPGFIDIHTHYDAQVFWDPALTPSCFHGVTSVVAGNCGFSIAPTRAADRDTVLRTLEKVEDMDPTSLAAGIDWDFETFPEYLASIARRGTVLNYGAYIGHTPLRLFVMGDEASSRAAEPGEIAEMSQLVSDAMAAGAIGFATSFAVTHLGADGQPIPSRWADRDEIEALCRAAAAEGRGVIGINGVNEQLHFDQIYDLQLELDVPITWTALLTTSAGSHVRALDLHRAGMAKGAAVWPQVSPRPLTFSMNLVEPFTLNTSPVFAELMSGDEQARAAAYADPAWRQRVRDAWASGPKGGIPPRWETYEIMESANHADLIGRRLVDIADERGVEPFDALLDLALAEPTLRSIRVRAVLANDDEEAVAGLLNEPGCTLGLSDAGAHVTQLCDAPLATDLLGRWVREKGALSLEAAVNKLTKVQADLFGLSDRGVVAEGKAADLVVFDPETVAPGPLRRVNDFPAGAERLTADQPTGMRHLLVNGVQVVDDGVLRDDAVAARPGQMLR from the coding sequence ATGTCGGACAGGTTGGTCATTCACGGTGGGACCGTCGTCGACGGCACGGGAAGCCCGGGGTTCCGGGCCGACGTCGCCGTCGAGGACGGTCGCATCATCGAGATCGGTGCCGACCTGGCGTCCGGCGTCGACGAGGCGCACCGGATCGACGCCACCGGATGCGTCGTCGCCCCCGGCTTCATCGACATCCACACGCACTACGACGCCCAGGTCTTCTGGGACCCGGCCCTGACCCCCTCCTGCTTCCACGGCGTCACATCGGTGGTGGCCGGCAACTGCGGGTTCTCGATCGCCCCCACCCGAGCCGCCGACCGAGACACGGTCCTGCGCACCCTCGAAAAGGTCGAGGACATGGACCCCACCTCGCTGGCTGCGGGGATCGACTGGGACTTCGAGACGTTCCCGGAGTACCTGGCGTCGATCGCGCGGCGGGGCACGGTGCTCAACTATGGCGCGTACATCGGCCACACCCCACTGCGTCTGTTCGTGATGGGCGACGAAGCGTCCAGCCGTGCTGCCGAACCCGGCGAGATCGCCGAGATGTCGCAGCTGGTCAGTGACGCCATGGCGGCCGGCGCCATCGGGTTTGCCACCAGTTTCGCCGTCACCCACCTCGGCGCCGACGGGCAACCGATCCCCAGTCGCTGGGCCGATCGAGACGAGATCGAGGCGCTGTGCCGGGCGGCTGCGGCCGAGGGTCGTGGTGTCATCGGTATCAACGGCGTGAACGAGCAACTCCACTTCGACCAGATCTACGACCTCCAGCTCGAGCTCGACGTTCCCATCACCTGGACCGCCCTCCTCACCACTTCGGCCGGATCGCACGTGCGAGCCCTCGATCTGCATCGCGCCGGTATGGCCAAGGGAGCGGCGGTGTGGCCGCAGGTCTCGCCACGACCGCTCACCTTCTCGATGAATCTCGTGGAACCGTTCACCCTCAACACCAGCCCGGTGTTCGCCGAGCTGATGTCAGGCGACGAGCAGGCTCGTGCCGCGGCCTACGCCGACCCGGCGTGGCGTCAGCGAGTCCGAGACGCCTGGGCGTCCGGCCCCAAGGGTGGCATCCCGCCTCGGTGGGAGACCTACGAGATCATGGAGTCGGCCAACCACGCCGACCTCATCGGTCGCCGCCTGGTCGACATCGCCGACGAGCGAGGAGTGGAGCCGTTCGACGCTCTCCTCGACCTGGCCCTCGCCGAACCCACCCTCCGGTCGATCCGGGTTCGAGCGGTGCTGGCCAACGACGACGAAGAAGCCGTCGCCGGCTTGCTCAATGAGCCGGGCTGCACCCTCGGGTTGTCCGATGCCGGCGCCCACGTCACTCAGCTGTGCGACGCACCGCTGGCCACCGATCTCCTCGGCCGCTGGGTTCGGGAGAAGGGTGCGCTCAGCCTCGAAGCAGCGGTCAACAAGCTCACCAAGGTCCAGGCCGACCTGTTCGGCTTGAGCGATCGGGGCGTGGTCGCCGAAGGCAAGGCTGCCGATCTCGTCGTGTTCGATCCCGAGACCGTCGCCCCCGGCCCGCTGCGTCGGGTCAATGACTTCCCGGCCGGTGCCGAGCGACTCACGGCCGACCAGCCGACGGGCATGCGCCACCTGCTCGTCAATGGTGTGCAGGTCGTTGACGACGGTGTGCTCCGTGACGACGCAGTTGCTGCCCGACCTGGTCAGATGCTCCGGTGA
- a CDS encoding IS110 family transposase yields MAPLFVGHDWAEAHHDLLFEDDTGRRVEGGRVPDSVEGVARFHAMVGDRVDDPADVIIATETDRGLFIGSLIAAGYTVLAVNPMSTSRYRERHSTSGAKSDPGDAKVLADLARTDAHNHRRVAGDSDLVNSIKVLTRAHQSMIWTRQRQTNQLRSTLREFYPSALEAFGDLAHSDALAVLAIASTPALGRQLSISKIRSALRRGGRQRRLDQRAGEIQTALRSEQLAAPDQIAAAMGSVVAALVGVIGELNTQIAGLETQLADRFEQHPDTKIIRSLPGLGMTLGARVLAEFGDDPNRYHDAKSRKNYAGTSPITRASGKHHVVLARYARNRHLADACYLWAFAALTASPGARAFYDQRRERGDTHNQALRALGNRLVGILHGCLRHHTPYDEHTAWSHRQALAA; encoded by the coding sequence ATGGCGCCACTGTTCGTAGGCCACGACTGGGCCGAAGCCCATCACGACCTGTTGTTCGAGGACGACACCGGCCGCCGTGTCGAGGGCGGCCGTGTCCCTGACAGCGTGGAGGGTGTCGCCCGGTTCCACGCGATGGTCGGCGACCGGGTCGATGACCCCGCTGATGTGATCATCGCGACCGAAACCGACCGGGGCCTGTTCATCGGTTCGTTGATCGCTGCGGGCTACACCGTGCTGGCGGTGAACCCGATGTCGACTTCGCGGTATCGGGAACGCCATTCGACCTCGGGCGCGAAGTCTGACCCCGGCGACGCCAAAGTCCTCGCCGATCTGGCCCGCACCGACGCCCACAATCATCGACGGGTCGCCGGCGACAGCGACCTGGTCAACTCGATCAAAGTGTTGACTCGAGCCCATCAATCGATGATCTGGACCCGGCAACGCCAAACCAACCAGCTCCGCTCCACCCTGCGCGAGTTCTATCCCTCCGCCCTGGAAGCCTTCGGTGATCTGGCCCACAGCGACGCGCTCGCCGTGCTCGCGATCGCGTCGACACCAGCCCTGGGTCGCCAGTTGTCGATCTCCAAGATCCGATCCGCCCTGCGTCGAGGCGGCCGGCAACGACGCCTCGACCAACGAGCCGGAGAGATCCAAACCGCGTTGCGGAGCGAACAACTCGCCGCACCCGATCAGATCGCCGCGGCGATGGGCAGCGTCGTTGCCGCGTTGGTCGGCGTGATCGGCGAGCTCAACACCCAGATCGCCGGTCTCGAAACCCAGCTGGCTGACCGTTTTGAGCAGCACCCGGACACCAAGATCATCCGTTCCCTGCCAGGACTGGGGATGACGCTCGGCGCCCGGGTGCTCGCAGAGTTCGGGGACGACCCGAACCGCTATCACGATGCCAAGTCTCGCAAGAACTACGCCGGAACCTCGCCCATCACCCGCGCGTCGGGCAAACACCATGTCGTGTTGGCCCGCTACGCCCGGAACCGGCACCTCGCCGATGCCTGCTACCTGTGGGCGTTCGCCGCGCTCACCGCCAGCCCCGGCGCCCGAGCGTTCTACGACCAACGACGAGAACGAGGCGACACCCACAACCAAGCCCTGCGAGCACTTGGGAACCGGCTCGTCGGGATCCTGCACGGCTGCCTCCGCCACCACACCCCCTACGACGAGCACACCGCCTGGTCCCACCGCCAAGCCCTCGCCGCTTGA
- a CDS encoding MBL fold metallo-hydrolase: MARIDRIITSGIFSLDGQDFDVDNNVWIIGDDAEAIVIDAAHDHRAILEGLGGRKLKAIVCTHGHNDHINAAAELADETGAPILMHPDDTMLWEVVYPDRRVDDALADFAKIDVGGSQLTVLHTPGHSPGGCCLHLPEDGIVFSGDTLFNGGPGATGRSFSSYDLILDSIEGRLFTLPEHTTVHTGHGDSTSIAAEAPSLAEWRSKQS, translated from the coding sequence ATGGCTCGCATCGATCGCATCATCACCTCCGGCATCTTCTCGCTCGACGGTCAGGACTTCGACGTCGACAACAACGTCTGGATCATCGGCGACGACGCCGAAGCGATCGTGATCGACGCTGCTCATGACCACCGGGCGATCCTCGAGGGTCTCGGCGGGCGCAAGCTGAAGGCCATCGTGTGCACGCACGGTCACAACGACCACATCAACGCCGCCGCGGAACTGGCCGACGAGACCGGCGCCCCCATCCTCATGCACCCGGACGACACGATGCTGTGGGAGGTGGTGTATCCCGACCGGCGCGTCGACGATGCACTGGCCGACTTCGCCAAGATCGACGTGGGTGGCAGCCAGCTGACGGTCCTCCACACCCCCGGGCACTCCCCCGGTGGTTGCTGCCTCCACCTTCCCGAGGACGGCATCGTCTTCAGTGGCGACACGCTCTTCAACGGCGGCCCGGGCGCCACCGGGCGCAGCTTCTCGAGCTACGACCTGATCCTCGACTCGATCGAAGGACGGCTCTTCACCCTGCCCGAGCACACCACGGTCCACACCGGCCATGGCGACTCCACCTCGATCGCCGCCGAGGCGCCGAGCTTGGCCGAATGGCGCTCGAAGCAGTCGTGA
- a CDS encoding HAD-IA family hydrolase, with protein sequence MEGIHLVEALSFDVYGTLIDWETGIASALRPWANRHGLLISDDALVSAFARHETRIQTEHPTWRYPEILSELMWRIGNDLDAPVTELEAAAFGRSVGQWPAFADSAESLRRLKQRFKLIVLSNVDNVSLRLSNDRLGVEFDAIVTAEEVGAYKPSPSMFDSLDDTVEALGYDTNQVLHVAESLYHDHEPAKARGMQTAWIHRRHAKDGYGATAAPGSHVVPDHRFESLALFTDAILAAR encoded by the coding sequence ATGGAGGGAATACATCTCGTCGAGGCACTCAGTTTCGACGTCTACGGTACGTTGATCGACTGGGAGACCGGGATCGCCAGCGCGCTCCGTCCCTGGGCCAATCGACATGGCCTGCTCATCAGCGATGATGCGTTGGTGTCGGCCTTCGCTCGACACGAGACCCGGATCCAGACCGAACATCCGACCTGGCGCTATCCCGAGATCTTGTCCGAACTGATGTGGCGTATCGGCAACGACCTCGATGCGCCGGTCACCGAGCTCGAGGCAGCGGCCTTCGGGCGGAGCGTCGGTCAATGGCCCGCCTTCGCCGACTCGGCCGAGTCGTTGCGCCGCCTGAAGCAGCGGTTCAAGCTCATCGTCTTGAGCAACGTCGACAACGTGTCGCTACGCCTCAGCAACGACCGCCTGGGCGTGGAGTTCGACGCCATCGTGACGGCCGAAGAGGTCGGGGCCTACAAGCCGTCGCCGTCGATGTTCGACTCGCTCGACGACACCGTCGAGGCCCTCGGCTACGACACGAACCAGGTGCTCCATGTCGCCGAGTCGCTCTACCACGACCATGAGCCGGCCAAGGCTCGCGGCATGCAGACCGCCTGGATTCATCGACGGCATGCCAAGGATGGTTACGGGGCAACGGCGGCGCCAGGCTCCCACGTCGTTCCCGATCACCGCTTCGAGAGTCTTGCGTTGTTCACCGACGCCATTCTCGCCGCCCGCTGA
- a CDS encoding S-(hydroxymethyl)mycothiol dehydrogenase yields MPQEVRGVIARAKGEPVSVETIIIPDPGPGEAVVAIQACGVCHTDLHYREGGINDEFPFLLGHEAAGIVESVGDGVTDVAPGDFVILNWRAVCGQCRSCLKGKPQYCFSTHNATQKMTLADGTELSPALGIGAFCEKTLVAAGQCTKVNPEAKPEVAGLLGCGVMAGIGAAINTGGVSRGDSVAVFGCGGVGNAALEGARLAGASTIIAVDIDDTKLEWAKDFGATHTINSSQVDPVEAIRALTDGNGVDVAIEAIGLPQTYEQAFYARDLAGTVVLVGVPNPTMKVELPFIEIFGRGGALKSSWYGDCLPARDFPMLIDLYLQGRLNLEGFVSETIDLDAVEEAFHKMERGEVLRSVVVL; encoded by the coding sequence ATGCCTCAGGAAGTACGTGGCGTCATCGCTCGAGCGAAGGGCGAGCCGGTCTCCGTCGAGACCATCATCATCCCCGACCCCGGTCCGGGTGAAGCCGTGGTCGCCATCCAGGCCTGCGGGGTGTGCCACACCGACCTCCACTACCGCGAGGGCGGGATCAACGATGAGTTCCCCTTCTTGCTCGGTCACGAGGCGGCCGGCATCGTCGAGTCGGTGGGTGACGGGGTCACCGACGTGGCGCCGGGCGACTTCGTCATCCTCAACTGGCGAGCGGTGTGCGGCCAGTGCCGCTCCTGCCTCAAGGGCAAGCCGCAGTACTGCTTCAGCACCCACAACGCCACGCAGAAGATGACCCTCGCCGATGGCACCGAACTGTCACCGGCGCTCGGTATCGGGGCGTTCTGCGAGAAGACCCTCGTTGCTGCCGGCCAGTGCACCAAGGTGAACCCCGAGGCCAAGCCCGAGGTCGCCGGTCTGCTCGGCTGCGGCGTGATGGCCGGCATCGGTGCCGCCATCAACACCGGCGGAGTCAGCCGTGGCGACTCGGTCGCCGTGTTCGGTTGCGGTGGTGTCGGCAACGCAGCGCTCGAAGGCGCCCGCCTGGCCGGCGCCAGCACCATCATCGCCGTCGACATCGACGACACCAAGCTCGAATGGGCCAAGGACTTCGGCGCCACCCACACCATCAACTCCTCGCAGGTCGATCCCGTCGAGGCCATCCGTGCGCTCACCGACGGCAACGGCGTCGACGTCGCCATCGAGGCCATCGGTCTCCCCCAGACCTACGAGCAGGCGTTCTACGCCCGCGATCTCGCCGGCACCGTCGTGCTGGTCGGCGTGCCCAATCCGACCATGAAAGTCGAGCTGCCGTTCATCGAGATCTTCGGTCGAGGCGGCGCGCTCAAGTCCTCGTGGTACGGCGATTGCCTGCCCGCCCGCGACTTCCCCATGCTGATCGACCTCTACCTCCAGGGCCGACTCAACCTCGAGGGCTTCGTGTCCGAGACCATCGACCTCGACGCCGTCGAAGAGGCCTTCCACAAGATGGAGCGAGGCGAAGTCCTCCGCTCCGTCGTCGTGCTGTAA